A window from Podospora bellae-mahoneyi strain CBS 112042 chromosome 1 map unlocalized CBS112042p_1, whole genome shotgun sequence encodes these proteins:
- a CDS encoding uncharacterized protein (EggNog:ENOG503P45U), translated as MSSDNSSSTNSNNDMARQQRRGSVTSNTLTSLFRSNSISQPSVTGFPTPLATSMLDNQRRRVSVATFGLPGTSPTNTSAAFMRRASVSTNSESINESAIEDGDDMSHTAPTTPFSRRMSLGAAQAMRGMRGGNSPGANDQGFNWSDQLRSRAESTVAQGARPSFSFASGLSASPPRGGPPAVSASSINPRHDRARSVSDMPAPPAQPRPRAPQKPDHFQERILKGDFYMD; from the exons atGTCTTCAGAcaactcatcctccaccaactccaacaacgATATGGCACGACAACAGAGACGCGGGTCTGTGACCTCCAACACTCTCACCAGCCTCTTCCGGAGCAATTCCATCTCGCAACCATCAGTCACGggcttccccacccccttggCCACGTCCATGCTGGACAACCAGCGCCGAAGAGTCTCTGTTGCCACCTTTGGTCTTCCAGGAACCTCTCCCACAAACACCTCTGCTGCCTTTATGCGCCGTGCCAGCGTCTCCACCAATTCCGAGTCCATCAACGAGAGTGCCATCGAGGACGGAGATGACATGTCCCACACCgcccccaccactcccttcTCTCGCCGGATGAGCCTGGGTGCCGCTCAAGCCATGCGTGGCATGCGTGGAGGTAACAGTCCTGGTGCAAATG ACCAAGGCTTCAACTGGTCCGATCAGCTTAGATCCCGTGCCGAAAGCACCGTCGCCCAAGGTGCCCGGCCCTCATTCTCCTTTGCCTCTGGCCTCAgtgcctctcctcctcgtggtGGACCTCCCGCCGTCTCGGCTTCGTCAATCAATCCTCGTCACGACCGAGCCAGGTCGGTGTCTGATATGCCAGCGCCGCCTGCTCAGCCGAGGCCCCGTGCCCCGCAGAAGCCGGATCACTTCCAAGAGCGCATCTTGAAGGGTGACTTTTACATGGACTGA